One region of Priestia megaterium genomic DNA includes:
- a CDS encoding YczE/YyaS/YitT family protein: MKYVVYAGGILLLTLGIALTIQSNLGASPFDALLVGLSLNVGFSVGSWEIILACILICGNSLLSKQKPEILGLLTAFITGLGIDIWLFFLKNWITFESWYSKVCCFGIGLIIIGVGTSAYLHTNFAPIPIDRLTLIIQKLAKTNLFLSRTFIYLTFLLAAIFLNGPIGVGTLLTVCLGGVLLNFFMPITKRALDCILTNSRISQNHTKDHKRSIT, from the coding sequence GTGAAGTATGTTGTTTATGCAGGAGGAATTTTACTATTAACTCTTGGAATTGCTTTGACGATACAATCTAACCTAGGAGCTTCACCTTTTGATGCACTGTTGGTTGGACTGTCACTAAACGTAGGTTTTAGCGTTGGAAGCTGGGAGATTATACTTGCCTGTATTTTAATTTGTGGTAATTCTCTTTTAAGCAAACAAAAGCCAGAAATACTGGGACTGTTAACGGCATTCATAACAGGTCTTGGTATCGATATATGGCTTTTTTTCTTAAAGAATTGGATTACGTTCGAAAGTTGGTACAGCAAAGTATGTTGTTTCGGAATCGGTTTAATCATTATAGGAGTAGGAACCTCAGCCTATTTACATACAAATTTTGCACCTATTCCAATTGACCGCTTAACATTAATCATACAAAAACTAGCTAAAACCAATTTATTTCTTTCAAGAACATTTATTTACCTGACATTCTTACTAGCCGCAATATTTTTAAACGGACCAATTGGTGTTGGAACGTTATTAACCGTGTGTTTAGGCGGCGTGCTGCTTAACTTTTTTATGCCTATTACTAAAAGAGCATTAGACTGCATTTTAACAAACTCTCGTATATCACAAAATCATACTAAAGATCATAAACGCTCCATTACATAA
- a CDS encoding MarR family winged helix-turn-helix transcriptional regulator, giving the protein MSEILREIGMIARALDSISNIEFKEYDLTKGQYLYLVRICENPGIIQEKLAEMIKVDRTTAARAIKKLEMNGFIEKKDDLHNKKNKNLFPTEKGKNVYPFIKRENDYSDKVALEGFTQEEADTILKLVQRVRKNIETDWEFVKKGNKRNY; this is encoded by the coding sequence ATGAGTGAAATTCTGCGTGAAATTGGCATGATAGCAAGAGCATTGGATTCAATTAGTAATATAGAATTTAAAGAATATGACCTGACAAAAGGGCAGTATTTGTATTTGGTGCGAATATGTGAAAATCCAGGAATCATTCAGGAAAAGTTAGCTGAAATGATAAAAGTAGATCGCACAACAGCGGCTCGGGCTATAAAAAAGCTTGAAATGAATGGTTTTATTGAAAAGAAAGATGATCTCCATAATAAAAAAAATAAAAACCTTTTTCCTACTGAAAAAGGGAAGAACGTATACCCGTTTATAAAAAGAGAAAATGATTATTCGGATAAAGTGGCATTAGAAGGTTTTACCCAGGAAGAAGCAGATACCATTCTTAAACTAGTTCAAAGAGTAAGAAAAAATATCGAAACAGACTGGGAGTTTGTCAAAAAAGGAAACAAGAGAAATTATTGA
- a CDS encoding GNAT family N-acetyltransferase, with the protein MSVMMHIKKCILEDVYDLQDVSYKTFYETFKDQNSQENMTAYLEKAFTVEQLEKELSNTSSQFFFMYVNHEIAGYLKVNMNDAQSEEMGEEALEIERIYIGNSFQKQGLGKHLFNKAVEIATTFNKKKIWLGVWEKNKNAIAFYKKQGFVQIGSHSFYMGDEEQIDLIMVKTLFL; encoded by the coding sequence ATGTCAGTGATGATGCATATAAAAAAGTGTATTCTTGAAGATGTATATGATCTTCAAGACGTTAGCTATAAAACGTTTTATGAGACATTTAAAGATCAGAATTCACAAGAAAATATGACAGCTTATTTAGAAAAAGCATTTACAGTCGAACAGCTAGAAAAAGAACTATCCAATACGTCTTCGCAATTCTTTTTTATGTATGTTAATCATGAAATTGCAGGTTATTTAAAGGTTAATATGAATGACGCTCAGTCTGAAGAGATGGGGGAAGAAGCGCTTGAAATTGAAAGAATTTATATAGGTAACAGCTTTCAAAAACAAGGACTTGGTAAACATTTATTTAATAAAGCAGTAGAGATAGCAACGACATTTAATAAAAAGAAAATTTGGTTAGGGGTATGGGAAAAAAATAAAAATGCGATTGCTTTTTACAAGAAACAGGGATTTGTTCAAATTGGATCTCACTCATTTTATATGGGAGACGAAGAACAAATAGATCTCATCATGGTTAAAACACTTTTTTTATAG
- a CDS encoding DUF2087 domain-containing protein translates to MQLDKLVNYHKAVGDPTRIRIISLLKKGPLHGQAIAYKLGLQPSTITHHISKLRDVGIVYQRRQGNIIYFYLDLERLEYNSKAILSIGEDSMENQDNHLQDKDKLSIVKNFINSDGTLKIIPSQRKKKNVILAYLIRDLQHGKTYPEKELNEHIKKYHEDYATIRRELIMQHFMYRQNGEYELNPKEMWPVIY, encoded by the coding sequence ATGCAATTAGATAAGTTGGTTAATTATCATAAAGCCGTTGGTGATCCTACCAGGATTAGAATTATTTCACTATTAAAAAAAGGGCCTCTTCACGGGCAAGCAATTGCTTATAAGCTGGGGTTGCAACCTTCAACTATTACTCATCATATTTCAAAGCTAAGAGATGTAGGAATTGTTTATCAAAGAAGACAAGGAAACATTATTTATTTTTATCTAGACCTTGAAAGACTTGAATATAACTCGAAGGCTATTTTAAGTATTGGAGAGGATTCGATGGAAAATCAAGACAACCATTTACAGGATAAAGACAAATTATCTATTGTTAAAAACTTTATAAATAGTGACGGTACTTTAAAAATTATTCCAAGTCAAAGAAAGAAAAAGAACGTAATATTAGCCTATTTAATACGTGATTTACAGCACGGAAAAACGTATCCAGAAAAAGAATTAAATGAACATATTAAAAAATATCATGAAGATTATGCAACGATTCGCAGAGAGTTAATTATGCAGCATTTTATGTATAGGCAAAATGGAGAATACGAGTTAAATCCGAAAGAGATGTGGCCCGTTATTTATTAA